Proteins from a genomic interval of Methanoplanus endosymbiosus:
- a CDS encoding ATP-binding protein produces MSEEKNSRIIEILELLLTAESVNNFEELNKTDLPKKYWKMADKNGLSLDIERPLIISETLIKNILEIDGSYEIIEKNPFVKCDEFGKRMNITSLSPAVKWFYKNTGDKHTLCNPALSFLMEKEGIDGVSYSASKSASPDYLNSKEYLEKKIEDLVGDDEELKTARNLIIISSPEEIENTVEDLVCTWRQTEAIKKINIALKNREFLRERKIYEIGKLLFVGPPGTGKTSLALAMAKKLDMPLLEVRLAMVTSQYLGETSKNIDRIFDLARRLSPCILFIDEFDFVAKSRVTDDNGAMKRAVNMLLKNIDTLSFVRNGVLLIGATNHPGILDEAAWRRFDDVVEFPLPDYERRKEILKKITQNLTCLCDYNELASETEGFSGSDLRIMIKESLIAALMRDSYEMNESDIDQGMEIIKGRDIIRQSTST; encoded by the coding sequence ATGTCCGAAGAAAAAAACTCCAGAATAATAGAAATACTAGAACTTCTCCTGACAGCGGAGTCGGTAAATAACTTTGAAGAACTGAATAAGACAGACCTGCCAAAAAAATACTGGAAAATGGCAGATAAAAACGGTTTATCACTGGATATTGAAAGACCGCTGATAATAAGCGAAACACTGATAAAAAATATTCTTGAGATTGACGGCTCATATGAAATTATAGAAAAAAATCCCTTTGTCAAATGTGATGAATTTGGAAAAAGGATGAATATAACCTCATTATCTCCGGCAGTAAAATGGTTTTACAAAAATACCGGAGATAAACACACCCTCTGCAACCCGGCTCTCTCCTTCCTGATGGAAAAAGAAGGAATTGACGGGGTATCATACAGCGCATCAAAGTCAGCATCACCCGATTACCTGAACTCAAAGGAGTACCTTGAGAAGAAGATTGAAGATCTGGTTGGTGATGATGAAGAGTTAAAAACCGCACGAAACCTGATAATCATCAGCTCTCCTGAAGAGATTGAAAATACAGTTGAAGATCTCGTATGCACCTGGAGGCAGACAGAGGCAATAAAAAAGATCAATATTGCCTTAAAAAACAGGGAATTTTTGAGGGAGAGAAAAATTTATGAGATTGGAAAACTTCTCTTTGTCGGCCCTCCGGGCACAGGCAAAACTTCCCTTGCGCTTGCAATGGCAAAAAAACTTGATATGCCCCTTCTTGAAGTCAGGCTTGCAATGGTAACCTCGCAGTATCTCGGTGAGACATCCAAAAATATCGACCGGATCTTTGACCTTGCAAGAAGGCTCTCGCCCTGCATACTCTTCATAGATGAATTTGACTTTGTAGCAAAGAGCAGAGTTACGGACGACAACGGGGCAATGAAAAGGGCAGTCAATATGCTCCTTAAAAATATTGACACCTTAAGTTTTGTGAGAAACGGTGTGCTGCTCATAGGCGCTACAAACCATCCGGGAATCCTTGATGAAGCGGCCTGGAGACGTTTTGATGATGTTGTAGAATTTCCTCTTCCGGATTATGAGAGAAGAAAAGAGATCCTCAAAAAGATCACGCAGAACCTCACCTGCCTATGTGATTATAACGAACTTGCATCCGAAACTGAAGGATTTTCCGGCTCAGATCTGAGAATAATGATAAAGGAGTCCCTGATTGCCGCCCTTATGCGTGACAGTTACGAGATGAATGAGAGTGACATTGATCAGGGGATGGAGATCATAAAAGGCAGAGACATAATCAGACAGAGCACATCAACATGA
- a CDS encoding DNA-directed RNA polymerase subunit L, translated as MEIKILELKEDLVRILFIGEGHTFMNALSDEILKDPQVDVANYTSRFKFTDPILTVTVKEGGDPVEAVLKAARKIGENCDNLKSEIIKA; from the coding sequence ATGGAGATCAAAATTTTAGAGCTTAAAGAAGACCTCGTCCGGATTCTCTTTATCGGGGAAGGGCACACTTTCATGAATGCACTCTCTGACGAGATATTAAAAGATCCACAGGTGGATGTGGCAAATTATACAAGCAGATTTAAGTTTACAGACCCAATCCTGACTGTAACTGTAAAAGAGGGCGGAGATCCGGTGGAAGCAGTATTGAAAGCTGCCAGAAAAATCGGTGAAAACTGCGACAATCTCAAATCAGAGATAATAAAAGCCTGA
- the map gene encoding type II methionyl aminopeptidase, which produces MIEEEIKEKYLLAGKIAYKCLTDAASRVKPGVSIAEMVEASEDQIIEMGGEIAFPLNISINADAAHDTPSPGDGRVFEKGDLVKVDLGVHIDGYVADTARTVDLGDNALLVEASREALNTAIRMVKPGIVTGEIGAAVQNEIEKRGFKPVSNLTGHGLGHYMLHGDPMIPSIAINGGTTIEEGMTFAIEPFATTGSGHVSESSRVEIFSQIAKRPVRMPAAKKLYKEIIKMNSLPFARRQSHSEKFDMALAQLIRSGVLRGYPVLHDISGSFVSQAEHTIIVTEDGCLVTTAENNQV; this is translated from the coding sequence ATGATAGAAGAAGAAATAAAGGAAAAATACCTGCTTGCCGGAAAAATAGCGTACAAATGCCTCACAGATGCAGCATCAAGGGTAAAACCGGGAGTCTCAATCGCAGAGATGGTTGAGGCAAGTGAAGACCAGATAATTGAAATGGGTGGTGAGATTGCATTTCCGCTGAATATATCAATCAATGCCGATGCAGCGCATGACACACCATCACCGGGAGACGGGAGAGTCTTTGAGAAGGGGGACCTCGTAAAGGTAGATCTCGGAGTTCACATAGACGGATATGTCGCAGATACTGCCAGAACAGTTGACCTTGGTGACAATGCACTGCTCGTTGAAGCCTCAAGGGAGGCCCTCAATACAGCAATAAGAATGGTAAAACCGGGAATTGTAACGGGCGAAATCGGTGCAGCAGTCCAGAATGAGATCGAAAAGAGAGGCTTTAAGCCGGTCTCAAACCTCACAGGGCATGGCCTTGGCCACTACATGCTTCACGGGGACCCGATGATCCCAAGTATTGCAATAAACGGCGGCACTACAATAGAGGAAGGCATGACCTTTGCAATAGAACCGTTCGCAACCACAGGATCAGGCCATGTATCAGAGTCATCCAGAGTAGAGATCTTTTCACAGATAGCAAAAAGACCTGTCAGAATGCCAGCCGCAAAAAAGCTGTACAAAGAAATAATAAAGATGAACAGCCTTCCTTTCGCGCGCAGACAATCCCACAGTGAGAAATTTGACATGGCACTGGCACAGCTGATCAGAAGCGGAGTGCTGCGCGGATACCCCGTCCTTCATGACATCAGTGGATCATTCGTATCACAGGCTGAACACACCATCATTGTAACTGAAGACGGATGCCTGGTAACCACAGCAGAGAATAACCAGGTATAA
- a CDS encoding M24 family metallopeptidase, translating to MDNTLKNSGASAYVIYASSESPDMRYLTGFSVSDPVVYIKKSGEEGLLILPQMEVERGRREAECPVISRGDAGFFRHLEDKTDPKDATAAMIAEIAGGDIMVPDEFPISLARKLENFCKVNLGRPAVAEMRAVKKADEIKNIRHTQRATEDAIGYAAEIIRNAASDNGELYYNDNPLTSDILRGEIHCYLMKRGFEAHETIVACGKETSMPHNTGSGILVENEPILIDLFPRDTKTGYYADMTRTFVRGEPDRELVRMYNAVKEAWNLGKKKARTGISGSELHNAVVSYFKSQGYESGNEGFTHSLGHGVGLAIHEMPPVSPTDAVLNTGNVVTIEPGLYYSDIGGVRLEDIGMVCKNSFDCFTDYPAELIL from the coding sequence TTGGATAATACACTGAAAAATTCAGGCGCATCAGCATATGTCATCTATGCCTCATCCGAATCTCCGGATATGAGATATCTCACCGGATTTTCAGTCAGTGACCCTGTTGTATATATAAAAAAATCCGGAGAAGAAGGCCTGTTAATACTCCCGCAGATGGAAGTAGAAAGAGGCAGAAGGGAAGCAGAATGCCCCGTCATCAGCAGAGGAGATGCCGGATTTTTCAGGCATCTTGAAGACAAAACAGATCCAAAAGATGCGACTGCCGCAATGATTGCAGAAATTGCCGGAGGGGACATAATGGTTCCTGACGAATTTCCGATCTCACTTGCCAGAAAACTTGAAAATTTCTGCAAAGTTAACTTAGGAAGACCTGCAGTAGCAGAGATGCGGGCCGTTAAAAAAGCGGATGAGATAAAAAATATCAGGCATACACAGAGAGCAACAGAAGATGCAATAGGTTACGCTGCAGAGATAATCAGAAATGCCGCATCCGACAACGGAGAATTATATTACAATGACAATCCCCTCACCTCAGACATCCTGAGGGGCGAGATTCACTGCTACCTCATGAAAAGAGGATTTGAGGCACACGAGACCATAGTCGCCTGCGGAAAGGAGACATCAATGCCGCACAATACAGGAAGCGGCATATTGGTTGAGAACGAACCAATACTTATAGATCTCTTCCCGCGTGATACAAAGACCGGATATTACGCCGACATGACACGAACCTTTGTCAGGGGCGAACCTGACAGAGAACTCGTCCGGATGTACAATGCCGTAAAAGAGGCATGGAATCTCGGAAAGAAAAAAGCGAGAACCGGAATTTCCGGCAGTGAATTACACAATGCTGTAGTTTCATACTTTAAGTCACAGGGCTATGAATCCGGAAATGAAGGATTTACACACAGCCTGGGGCATGGAGTAGGGCTTGCAATCCATGAGATGCCCCCTGTATCACCAACAGATGCAGTTCTTAACACCGGAAATGTAGTAACAATCGAACCGGGATTATATTACAGCGATATCGGAGGAGTCAGACTTGAAGACATAGGGATGGTCTGTAAGAATTCTTTTGACTGCTTTACAGACTATCCTGCGGAGTTAATATTATGA
- a CDS encoding translation initiation factor IF-2 subunit beta, whose translation MTDSYEALLNKAYSNITETSGDEGRFTVPAARVYIEGKTTILENFSDIASTLRREQDHLMKYLLGEIGTAGKIEGSRAVFNGKFDQSQIAGLISKYTEDYVICSECGKPDTRLVKDGRILMLRCDACGGHRPVRKRKSKAFDPANNVEEGKEMDVEIQFLSKRGDGVVKIGKYTMYVSKAKPGQKVRVKITRVAGSIAFTERV comes from the coding sequence ATGACTGATTCGTATGAGGCACTTTTAAATAAGGCATACAGCAATATTACAGAAACCTCCGGTGATGAAGGCCGTTTCACTGTCCCTGCGGCCAGGGTATATATTGAGGGCAAGACCACAATTCTTGAGAATTTTTCTGATATTGCGTCCACTCTGAGGCGCGAGCAGGATCACCTGATGAAATACCTGCTTGGTGAAATCGGTACTGCCGGAAAGATTGAAGGTTCAAGGGCCGTATTTAACGGTAAGTTTGACCAGAGTCAGATAGCCGGGCTGATATCAAAATATACTGAGGATTATGTTATATGCTCAGAATGCGGAAAACCAGATACGCGCCTTGTAAAGGATGGCCGTATTCTTATGCTCCGCTGTGATGCCTGCGGAGGGCACAGACCTGTCAGAAAGAGAAAGTCAAAGGCATTTGACCCTGCAAACAATGTCGAGGAAGGCAAAGAGATGGACGTTGAAATCCAGTTCCTTTCCAAGAGGGGAGACGGTGTTGTAAAGATTGGCAAATACACGATGTATGTCAGCAAAGCAAAACCGGGACAGAAAGTAAGGGTGAAAATTACAAGGGTTGCAGGCTCTATTGCCTTTACAGAAAGAGTCTGA
- a CDS encoding MBL fold metallo-hydrolase: MRIKILGTGDTVGTPRVGCDCKNCLEAVKCGTERLRTSMLISSEGKNVLIDTSPDLRYQLLNSGSPHIDAVLWTHAHYDHIAGYNEFYRVQHFPPAYGPEGVLNDVSDFFHFLKIDKNYVQPYEPFELSGVTYTFGEVYHPPVYTCGILMEVNGKKIGYTADTAKNIPERTKELFRDCDMLFLDALMPPGIHIGKHMNYDEAGELAEELGAKEHRFIHLSHRIPINWKHIAKDGEIYRF; the protein is encoded by the coding sequence ATGAGAATTAAAATTCTGGGAACAGGAGATACCGTAGGTACACCCAGGGTAGGGTGTGACTGTAAAAACTGCCTTGAAGCTGTAAAATGCGGCACCGAGAGGCTCAGGACATCCATGCTTATCAGTTCAGAGGGAAAAAATGTGCTCATAGATACATCCCCGGATTTAAGGTATCAGCTCTTAAACTCAGGATCACCGCATATTGATGCAGTCCTCTGGACCCATGCACACTATGACCACATAGCCGGCTATAATGAGTTCTACAGAGTTCAGCATTTTCCGCCGGCATACGGACCAGAAGGTGTACTAAACGATGTATCCGACTTTTTCCATTTCTTAAAGATAGACAAAAACTATGTACAGCCATATGAACCGTTTGAATTATCCGGAGTAACCTACACATTCGGAGAAGTGTACCACCCTCCGGTTTACACCTGCGGCATACTAATGGAAGTAAACGGGAAAAAGATCGGTTATACAGCAGACACAGCAAAAAATATCCCGGAGAGAACAAAAGAACTCTTCAGAGACTGTGATATGCTGTTTCTTGACGCACTCATGCCCCCCGGCATCCACATTGGCAAGCATATGAATTATGATGAAGCCGGCGAACTTGCAGAAGAACTTGGGGCAAAAGAACACAGGTTTATTCATTTAAGCCACAGAATCCCCATTAACTGGAAACATATAGCAAAAGACGGTGAAATATACCGTTTTTAA